Proteins found in one Miscanthus floridulus cultivar M001 chromosome 4, ASM1932011v1, whole genome shotgun sequence genomic segment:
- the LOC136552777 gene encoding 4-alpha-glucanotransferase DPE1, chloroplastic/amyloplastic-like encodes MVLARVLTLPLPAPSSAPHRRFLLPPQAAPPPVRVLTVRAAACRAANAMAAVALDPPPVAPDPAEVAAVGVGEELQEGYDQMMPTVEPSRRRRAGVLLHPTSLRGPHGIGDLGDEALAFLHWLHDAGCTLWQVLPLVPPGRTAGEDGSPYSGQDANCGNTLLLSLEELVKDGLLMSDELPDPVDTKYVEFDTVANLKEPLIAKAAERLLLSHGELRTQYDCFKKNPNISGWLEDAALFAAIDKSIGAFSWYEWPEPLKNRHLGALEDIYQKQKDFIETFMAQQFLFQRQWQRIRKYAQKLGISIMGDMPIYVGYHSADVWANRKSFLLDKNGFPTFVSGVPPDAFSETGQLWNSPLYDWKAMEADGFSWWIKRIKRALDLYDEFRIDHFRGLAGFWAVPSDAKVALVGSWRAGPRNSFFDALFKAVGRINIIAEDLGVITEDVVQLRKSVGAPGMAVLQFAFGGGSDNPHLPHNHEMDQVVYTGTHDNDTVLGWWQNLPEEEKNIVIKYLPEAENIDISWTMITTALSSVARTSMVTMQDILGLDSSARMNTPATQKGNWRWRIPSSIGFDSLSPEAAKLKELLALYNRQ; translated from the exons ATGGTTCTCGCGCGAGTCCTCACGCTCCCGCTGCCCGCCCCGTCGTCCGCGCcccaccgccgcttcctcctcCCGCCTCAGGCGGCGCCTCCGCCGGTGCGTGTGCTCACCGTGCGGGCCGCGGCCTGCCGCGCAGCGAACGCCATGGCGGCCGTTGCTCTGGACCCGCCCCCGGTCGCTCCGGACCCCGCCGAGGTCGCGGCCGTGGGCGTCGGGGAGGAGCTGCAGGAGGGGTACGATCAGATGATGCCCACCGTGGAGCCAtctcggcggcggcgcgcgggggTGCTCCTGCATCCGACGTCGTTGCGGGGCCCGCACGGCATCGGCGACCTCGGGGACGAGGCGCTTGCCTTCCTGCATTGGCTCCACGATGCCGGCTGCACGCTCTGGCAG GTTCTACCTCTTGTTCCTCCAGGTAGGACGGCTGGGGAGGATGGATCTCCTTATTCTGGACAG GATGCCAACTGTGGCAATACCCTTTTGCTATCTCTTGAGGAGCTTGTAAAAGATGGTCTATTGATGTCAGATGAACTTCCTGATCCTGT GGATACAAAGTATGTTGAATTTGACACCGTTGCAAATCTGAAAGAACCGCTTATTGCAAAG GCAGCAGAGAGGCTCCTACTAAGCCATGGAGAGCTCAGAACGCAATATGACTGCTTCAAGAAAAATCCAAATATATCAG GTTGGCTTGAAGATGCAGCTCTTTTTGCTGCTATCGACAAAAGCATCGGTGCATTCTCTTGGTACGAGTGGCCTGAACCTCTGAAAAATCGCCATCTTGGAGCCTTGGAAGATATATATCAAAAACAGAAGGACTTT ATAGAGACATTTATGGCTCAGCAGTTCTTATTTCAAAGGCAATGGCAGCGGATTCGTAAGTATGCACAAAAGCTGGGTATCAGCATCATGGGTGACATGCCTATATATGTTGGCTACCATAGTGCAGATGTTTGGGCGAACAGGAAATCATTTTTGCTG GACAAGAATGGTTTCCCCACTTTCGTTAGTGGTGTTCCACCTGATGCATTTAGCGAAACGGGTCAACTATGGAACAG TCCGTTGTACGACTGGAAAGCTATGGAAGCAGATGGCTTTTCATGGTGGATAAAGAGGATTAAACGTGCCCTTGATTTGTATGATGAGTTCCGTATTGACCATTTCCGGGGGCTTGCGGGTTTTTGGGCAGTCCCTTCTG ATGCAAAAGTAGCACTGGTTGGAAGCTGGAGG GCTGGACCAAGGAATAGCTTTTTTGACGCGCTCTTCAAAGCTGTTGGTAGAATAAATATAATAGCAGAAGACCTG GGGGTAATTACTGAAGATGTCGTTCAGCTAAGGAAATCCGTTGGGGCCCCTGGGATGGCAGTTCTCCAGTTTG CTTTTGGAGGTGGTTCTGACAACCCTCACTTGCCACATAACCATGAAATGGATCAAGTTGTGTACACTGGAACACATGATAACGATACA GTTCTTGGCTGGTGGCAAAATTTACCAGAGGAAGAGAAGAACATT GTGATCAAGTATCTTCCCGAAGCCGAGAATATTGACATATCATGGACAATGATTACGACAGCCCTCTCTTCTGTTGCGAGGACTTCCATGGTAACCATGCAGGACATTCTTGGCCTCGACAGTTCTGCTAGAATGAACACTCCAGCTACCCAG AAAGGAAATTGGAGGTGGAGGATACCAAGCTCAATTGGCTTCGACAGCCTCAGCCCTGAAGCAGCAAAGCTGAAGGAGCTGCTTGCGCTGTACAATCGGCAGTGA